One Vibrio neonatus genomic window carries:
- the rho gene encoding transcription termination factor Rho — protein sequence MNLTELKKRPVSDLVKLGESLGLEDLARLRKQDIIFATLKAHAKSGEDIFGDGVLEILQDGFGFLRSSDSSYLAGPDDIYVSPSQIRRFNLRTGDSIAGKIRPPKDGERYFALLKVNSVNHDKPDNARNKILFENLTPLHANERMTMEVGNGATEDITARILDLASPIGKGQRGLIVAPPKAGKTMLLQNIAQSIARNHPECELMVLLIDERPEEVTEMQRLVQGEVVASTFDEPESRHVQVAEMIIEKAKRLVEHKKDVVILLDSITRLARAYNTVIPSSGKVLTGGVDANALHRPKRFFGAARNVEEGGSLTIIATALVDTGSKMDEVIYEEFKGTGNMELHLNRKIAEKRVFPAIDFNRSGTRREELLTKPDELQKMWILRKIVHPMGEIDAMEFLIDKLAMTKTNNEFFDAMRRQ from the coding sequence ATGAACTTGACTGAGTTGAAGAAAAGACCTGTCTCGGATTTAGTGAAACTTGGTGAAAGCCTTGGTCTTGAAGACCTTGCTAGGTTGAGAAAACAGGACATCATTTTCGCTACGCTAAAAGCTCACGCTAAAAGCGGTGAAGATATCTTTGGCGATGGCGTCCTTGAAATTCTACAAGATGGATTTGGTTTTCTGCGTAGCTCAGATAGTTCATATCTAGCCGGCCCAGATGACATCTATGTATCCCCAAGTCAGATTCGACGTTTTAATTTACGTACAGGCGACAGCATCGCAGGAAAGATTCGTCCACCAAAAGATGGTGAACGTTACTTTGCACTGTTAAAAGTTAACTCTGTTAACCACGATAAGCCTGATAACGCACGTAATAAAATCTTATTTGAAAACCTGACTCCACTGCATGCTAATGAACGTATGACAATGGAAGTAGGTAACGGTGCGACAGAAGATATTACTGCTCGTATCTTAGACTTAGCCTCGCCAATCGGTAAAGGCCAACGTGGCTTAATCGTTGCTCCGCCAAAAGCGGGTAAGACAATGTTGCTACAAAACATTGCACAAAGCATTGCTCGCAACCACCCTGAGTGTGAGTTGATGGTTCTGCTAATTGATGAGCGTCCTGAAGAAGTAACTGAAATGCAACGCCTAGTTCAAGGTGAAGTAGTGGCTTCAACATTTGATGAACCAGAATCAAGACACGTACAAGTGGCTGAGATGATCATCGAAAAAGCAAAACGTCTTGTAGAGCACAAAAAAGACGTGGTTATCTTGCTTGATTCAATCACTCGTCTTGCTCGTGCATACAACACCGTGATTCCATCATCAGGTAAAGTACTGACTGGTGGTGTAGATGCCAATGCTCTACATCGTCCGAAGCGTTTCTTCGGTGCTGCTCGTAACGTTGAGGAAGGTGGAAGCCTGACTATCATCGCTACTGCACTTGTAGATACTGGTTCTAAAATGGATGAAGTTATTTACGAAGAATTTAAGGGTACCGGTAATATGGAGCTACACTTAAATCGTAAGATTGCAGAGAAGCGTGTTTTCCCAGCAATTGACTTCAATCGTTCAGGTACTCGTCGTGAAGAATTACTGACGAAACCAGATGAGTTACAGAAGATGTGGATTCTGCGTAAGATTGTTCATCCAATGGGTGAAATCGACGCAATGGAATTCTTAATTGATAAGTTAGCAATGACTAAAACAAACAATGAATTTTTTGATGCAATGAGACGCCAGTAA
- the trxA gene encoding thioredoxin TrxA, which translates to MSDKILQLSDDGFESDVIKAAGPVLVDFWAEWCGPCKMIAPILNEISEEYAGKLTIGKLNIDHNPATPPKYGIRGIPTLLLFKDGNVAATKVGALSKTQLKEFLDANI; encoded by the coding sequence ATGAGCGATAAGATTTTGCAGCTTTCTGACGATGGTTTTGAAAGTGATGTAATTAAAGCTGCAGGCCCTGTGCTGGTAGATTTTTGGGCAGAATGGTGTGGTCCTTGTAAAATGATTGCCCCTATTTTGAATGAAATATCTGAAGAGTACGCTGGTAAGCTTACCATTGGTAAACTGAATATCGATCACAACCCAGCAACGCCACCAAAATATGGTATCCGTGGTATTCCAACACTATTGTTGTTTAAAGACGGCAATGTGGCAGCTACCAAGGTAGGCGCGCTATCAAAAACTCAATTAAAAGAGTTCTTGGACGCAAATATCTAA
- the rhlB gene encoding ATP-dependent RNA helicase RhlB translates to MKKTHITEQKFADFDLHPSIIAGLQTKGFEYCTPIQALALPVLLTGQDIAGQAQTGTGKTLAFLTATFDYLLKNPADESRAVNQPRAIIMAPTRELAIQIHRDAESLIASTGVKAALAYGGESYDKQLHEIQQGVDILIGTTGRIIDFFKQKAFNLNHIQAVVLDEADRMFDLGFIKDIRFLFRRMPEPKDRLNMLFSATLSYRVQELAFEHMNNPEHVEVEPERRTNVRIEEELFQPSNEDKMALLMTLIEQDWPEKAIIFANTKYKCEQVWGYLAADEHRVGLLTGDIPQKKRERILEQFSAGELDFLVATDVAARGLHIPLVTHVFNYDLPDDSEDYVHRIGRTGRAGESGYSISFACEEYAINLPAIEEYIGHSIPTSDYDPEALIQELPKPIRLRHSSSNRRPGGKPQGRNNNQRRNRPSRPYNKPSGNS, encoded by the coding sequence ATGAAAAAGACACACATCACAGAGCAAAAATTCGCCGACTTCGATTTGCACCCTAGTATTATAGCTGGATTGCAAACAAAAGGATTTGAGTATTGTACTCCGATTCAAGCGTTAGCGCTGCCAGTACTGCTCACTGGCCAAGACATTGCGGGACAAGCTCAGACGGGTACTGGTAAAACATTAGCCTTTCTAACCGCTACTTTTGATTACCTACTAAAAAACCCTGCCGATGAGTCTCGAGCAGTGAACCAACCGCGTGCCATTATTATGGCGCCAACACGTGAATTGGCGATTCAGATCCATCGAGATGCTGAATCTTTGATTGCAAGTACAGGTGTGAAAGCGGCCCTTGCTTATGGTGGTGAAAGCTACGATAAACAGCTGCATGAGATTCAACAGGGTGTTGATATCTTAATTGGTACTACAGGTCGTATTATCGATTTCTTTAAACAGAAGGCGTTTAATCTAAATCACATTCAAGCTGTTGTATTAGACGAAGCTGACCGAATGTTTGATTTAGGCTTTATTAAGGACATTCGCTTTTTGTTCCGTCGTATGCCTGAGCCTAAAGATCGTCTAAACATGCTTTTCTCTGCCACGCTGTCTTATCGCGTACAAGAATTAGCGTTTGAACACATGAATAATCCTGAGCATGTAGAAGTTGAGCCTGAGCGCCGAACAAACGTGCGAATTGAAGAAGAGCTATTCCAACCTTCTAACGAAGATAAAATGGCTCTACTAATGACATTGATTGAGCAAGATTGGCCAGAAAAAGCCATCATTTTTGCCAACACTAAATATAAGTGTGAGCAAGTATGGGGTTATTTAGCTGCTGATGAGCATCGCGTAGGTCTTTTAACTGGGGATATTCCTCAGAAAAAACGTGAGCGCATTTTAGAGCAGTTCTCTGCTGGCGAATTAGACTTCTTAGTGGCAACCGATGTTGCAGCTCGTGGTCTGCATATTCCTCTTGTGACGCACGTATTCAACTATGATCTACCCGATGATAGTGAAGATTATGTTCACCGTATCGGTCGTACAGGTCGTGCTGGAGAAAGCGGATATTCAATCAGCTTTGCTTGTGAAGAATACGCTATCAATCTACCTGCGATTGAAGAATACATTGGTCATTCAATTCCGACATCAGACTATGATCCGGAAGCGCTAATTCAAGAGTTACCAAAACCTATTCGTTTACGTCACTCGTCAAGCAATCGTCGTCCAGGTGGCAAACCACAAGGTCGCAATAACAATCAGCGACGTAACCGACCATCTCGACCTTACAACAAACCATCAGGGAATAGCTAA
- the gppA gene encoding guanosine-5'-triphosphate,3'-diphosphate diphosphatase, with protein sequence MTDSSPLYAAIDLGSNSFHMLVVKHVHGSVRTMAKIKRKVRLAAGLDSNNALSQEAMQRGWDCLSLFAERLQDIPEQNIRIVGTATLRVATNIDVFLEKANHILGKNIQVISGDEEAATIYKGVAHTSGGKGKRLVVDIGGASTELIIGEGFDAKVLHSLQMGCVTWLEQHFSDRQLTAENFRSAIEAAKQTLAPVLHEYTQLGWDMCVGASGTVQALQEIMLAQGMDEVITHSKLKRLQKQAMRSNALEELEIEGLTLERALVFPSGLSILLAIFELLEIEDMTLAGGALREGMVYEMIKELHQDDIRQRTLASVQQRFQLDQDYAQQVSHTALKLVEQCGPNFLAEPVAIDLLKAAAQLHEIGLTIDFKKAGKHNAYLLQYLDLPGYTQAQKSLLAEITARYKDALSSLPEQHAVSRQSAENILRILRLSVLLTHRRNVDLQPHVSLQAQGKSLDLSIEASWCLLNPLTVAELEIEAHRQSDQNWPLQIKQI encoded by the coding sequence ATGACAGACTCATCTCCTCTTTATGCCGCCATTGACCTTGGCTCGAACAGCTTCCACATGCTTGTGGTTAAACACGTTCATGGAAGCGTTCGAACTATGGCAAAAATCAAACGCAAAGTTCGTTTAGCTGCTGGATTAGACAGCAATAACGCATTAAGCCAAGAAGCAATGCAAAGAGGTTGGGACTGTTTGTCTCTGTTTGCTGAACGCTTACAAGATATACCTGAACAGAACATCCGTATTGTGGGTACAGCAACATTACGTGTTGCCACGAATATTGATGTGTTTTTAGAGAAGGCGAACCATATTCTAGGTAAGAATATTCAAGTCATCTCTGGAGACGAAGAAGCGGCGACTATCTATAAAGGTGTTGCTCATACCTCCGGTGGTAAAGGAAAGCGTCTTGTTGTCGATATTGGCGGCGCAAGTACCGAGCTTATTATCGGAGAAGGCTTTGATGCCAAAGTGCTACATAGCCTGCAAATGGGCTGTGTTACTTGGTTAGAGCAACACTTTAGTGATAGACAACTTACTGCTGAGAACTTTCGCAGTGCCATTGAGGCCGCGAAGCAAACCTTAGCACCGGTATTACATGAATATACTCAACTAGGTTGGGATATGTGTGTCGGAGCAAGTGGTACAGTTCAAGCACTGCAAGAGATAATGCTAGCGCAAGGGATGGACGAAGTGATTACTCACTCCAAACTCAAGCGTTTGCAAAAACAAGCCATGCGTTCTAACGCATTAGAAGAGCTTGAGATTGAAGGTTTAACCTTAGAGCGAGCACTGGTGTTCCCTAGCGGACTGTCCATTTTGTTAGCCATCTTTGAACTACTAGAAATAGAAGACATGACCCTCGCGGGCGGAGCATTACGCGAAGGTATGGTGTATGAAATGATTAAGGAGCTGCATCAAGACGATATTCGTCAGCGCACCTTAGCGAGCGTCCAGCAACGCTTCCAACTGGATCAAGACTACGCTCAGCAAGTCTCACACACCGCACTAAAGCTGGTTGAACAGTGTGGGCCAAATTTCTTAGCTGAACCTGTCGCTATCGACCTATTAAAAGCCGCAGCTCAATTACACGAAATCGGTCTGACTATCGATTTTAAAAAGGCCGGCAAACACAATGCCTACCTGTTGCAGTACCTTGACCTACCGGGCTATACACAAGCACAAAAATCTCTATTAGCAGAAATTACCGCTCGCTATAAGGATGCCCTGTCATCTTTACCTGAGCAACACGCGGTCAGCCGACAAAGTGCTGAAAACATCCTGCGAATTTTAAGACTGTCTGTATTGCTAACCCATAGACGCAACGTTGACCTGCAACCTCATGTTAGCCTGCAAGCACAAGGGAAAAGCCTCGATTTAAGCATAGAGGCAAGTTGGTGTTTGCTTAATCCATTGACCGTTGCAGAACTCGAAATTGAAGCGCATCGGCAAAGTGACCAAAACTGGCCCCTGCAAATCAAACAAATTTAA
- a CDS encoding glycosyl transferase family protein, which translates to MSIILECIRCVGRGERGRKPLSFDQAYAVMDQYLDGKIDDDQMAMLMMLIRVNNETAAEIAGFTKAFHQRLPKIEVDIDWPCYAGKKSKLDANGQQQALPWNLIAASILAEAGYKVLIHGHLDIGSDRIHSQYYLAKLNIQQAQDMAQAASFIESSNIAYLPLAHFAPIAEKMLDWKKRYGLRTPMNTVVRGLNPGSAKYGVRGSFHPGFQELHAEIETNIGHSNCSVVSFKGVSGESEYNPKVSQTVWSSDSEGLHAHYWNEIYNEAISTPTHCPLGTVENDKVQMANHVVSSLTALLFNKLKDKQLADQEANKLWQHYCSTH; encoded by the coding sequence ATGAGCATAATTTTAGAATGTATCCGTTGTGTTGGCCGTGGAGAAAGAGGTCGTAAACCGCTTTCTTTTGATCAGGCCTACGCCGTGATGGATCAATACCTCGACGGTAAGATCGATGATGATCAAATGGCAATGTTGATGATGCTCATTCGAGTCAATAATGAAACTGCCGCTGAAATTGCGGGATTCACCAAAGCCTTCCACCAGCGACTACCTAAAATAGAAGTGGATATTGACTGGCCTTGTTACGCAGGCAAAAAAAGCAAGCTGGATGCAAATGGACAGCAGCAAGCACTGCCATGGAACCTAATTGCTGCTTCTATCTTGGCAGAAGCCGGCTATAAAGTGCTTATTCACGGACATTTGGATATCGGCTCAGACCGTATCCATAGCCAATACTATTTAGCGAAGCTTAATATTCAACAAGCACAAGATATGGCACAGGCTGCCTCGTTCATCGAATCATCCAATATTGCTTACCTACCCTTAGCTCACTTTGCGCCGATAGCAGAAAAAATGCTGGACTGGAAAAAGCGCTACGGTCTGCGCACTCCGATGAATACCGTAGTAAGGGGGCTTAACCCTGGTAGTGCGAAATACGGTGTTCGCGGAAGTTTTCACCCAGGATTTCAAGAACTGCACGCTGAAATCGAAACCAATATTGGTCACTCAAATTGCTCTGTAGTGTCTTTTAAAGGGGTATCTGGTGAATCTGAGTACAACCCAAAGGTAAGTCAAACTGTTTGGTCAAGTGATAGTGAGGGCTTACATGCTCACTATTGGAATGAGATTTATAACGAAGCAATTAGTACGCCTACCCACTGCCCGCTGGGCACAGTAGAAAACGACAAAGTACAAATGGCCAATCATGTGGTTTCTTCGTTAACGGCCTTACTATTTAACAAACTAAAAGACAAACAACTGGCCGATCAGGAAGCGAATAAGCTTTGGCAACACTACTGCTCAACCCATTAA
- a CDS encoding 7-cyano-7-deazaguanine/7-aminomethyl-7-deazaguanine transporter: MNRFDPSQLRKALFLLASFHLIIIASSNYLVQLPFTVFGFHTTWGAFTFPFVFLATDLTVRIFGAPMARKIIFLVMLPSLLVSYLLSVIFFEGQFQGVAPLAEFNLFVARIAIASFMAYLLGQILDVHVFNRLRQMKQWWIAPTCSTLFGNALDTLAFFGIAFYNSPDAFMAQHWQEIALVDYTFKLIISLGLFVPMYGVLLNYLIRKLTTRSEQGLPAQA, translated from the coding sequence ATGAACCGTTTTGATCCGTCCCAACTGCGTAAAGCGCTATTCCTTTTAGCGTCCTTTCACTTAATTATCATTGCTTCTAGCAACTACCTTGTACAGCTGCCATTTACCGTATTTGGTTTCCATACCACTTGGGGTGCATTTACTTTTCCGTTTGTGTTTTTGGCTACTGATTTGACCGTGCGTATTTTTGGCGCACCAATGGCACGCAAGATCATTTTCTTAGTCATGCTTCCTTCGTTGTTAGTGTCGTATTTGTTGTCTGTTATCTTTTTTGAAGGGCAATTTCAAGGCGTGGCGCCGCTCGCTGAATTTAACTTGTTCGTTGCGCGAATCGCGATTGCTTCATTTATGGCTTACTTGCTAGGGCAAATACTAGATGTGCACGTATTTAATCGTCTACGTCAAATGAAGCAGTGGTGGATAGCGCCAACGTGCTCCACGCTATTTGGTAATGCATTGGATACATTGGCATTCTTTGGTATTGCGTTTTACAACAGCCCTGATGCGTTTATGGCGCAACATTGGCAGGAAATTGCGCTGGTCGATTACACCTTTAAGCTGATCATTAGCTTAGGCTTATTTGTTCCTATGTACGGCGTATTGTTGAATTATCTTATTCGCAAGCTTACCACTCGTTCAGAGCAGGGGCTTCCTGCTCAGGCATAA
- a CDS encoding DUF3630 family protein, protein MLQVSSFFLRHLDLENGRLSLVAPSFDHDDFAVIGQKFVDLIDASVIEKQQDADLHSWLIDFEGCQLMLRAEHYSEAMWLESLSATESQPELQFLASLVAKGI, encoded by the coding sequence ATATTACAGGTGTCTAGTTTTTTCCTTCGTCATTTAGACCTAGAAAATGGACGACTATCACTGGTTGCTCCTTCTTTTGATCACGATGACTTTGCCGTTATAGGGCAAAAATTTGTCGACTTGATTGATGCTAGCGTTATCGAGAAACAGCAAGATGCGGATTTACATTCATGGTTGATCGACTTTGAAGGTTGTCAATTGATGCTTCGTGCCGAGCACTATAGTGAAGCTATGTGGCTAGAGAGCTTATCAGCGACAGAATCACAGCCAGAACTGCAGTTTTTGGCTAGCCTAGTGGCTAAAGGCATTTAA
- the recQ gene encoding ATP-dependent DNA helicase RecQ yields MIEESDTQATPQRVLEDVFGYQEFRDGQQEVVEAALSGRDSMVIMPTGGGKSLCYQVPMLVAPGMGLVISPLISLMKDQVDQLKANGVAAECINSSMSREDLLSVYNRMHQGKIKLIYVSPERVLMRDFMERIQYLEINLIAIDEAHCISQWGHDFRPEYASLGQLRQQFSHVPFMALTATADDTTRLDIDARLQLNDPLFYLGSFDRPNIRYTLVEKAKPVAQIIRYLATQKGQCGIIYCGSRKKVEMLTEKLCNNGIRAMGYHAGMESDERAYVQEAFQKDDIQIVVATVAFGMGINKPNVRFVVHFDIPRNIESYYQETGRAGRDGLPAEAMTLYDPSDINWLRRMLDEKEDEQQKKVEMHKLNAMSAFAEAQTCRRQVLLHYFGEYREKACGNCDICIDPPKTFDGTEAAQKALSCVYRVKQSFGMGYVTEVLRGMQNIRIRENGHDKISTYGIGRENSHDYWVSIMRQLVHKGLLTQNIARNSTLQLTEEARPLLRGEMTLELAVPRLDLTLSSKSDKAPTKHYDKKLFAKLRNLRKRVADEEGLPPYVVFNDATLIDMADILPTSYGEMLAVNGVGQRKLDKYADKFLDLIQEHITGV; encoded by the coding sequence ATGATTGAGGAATCTGATACTCAAGCAACACCTCAGCGCGTGCTAGAGGATGTATTTGGCTATCAAGAATTTCGTGATGGTCAACAAGAGGTAGTGGAGGCTGCACTGTCAGGTCGAGACTCGATGGTGATTATGCCAACCGGTGGTGGTAAGTCATTGTGTTACCAAGTGCCTATGCTGGTGGCTCCGGGAATGGGGCTGGTTATCTCTCCTCTTATCTCTTTGATGAAAGACCAAGTGGATCAGTTAAAAGCCAATGGTGTCGCGGCTGAGTGTATTAACTCTAGTATGAGTCGAGAAGACTTGCTGTCGGTGTATAACCGAATGCATCAAGGCAAAATTAAGCTGATTTACGTTTCGCCTGAGCGTGTGTTGATGCGTGATTTCATGGAGCGAATCCAGTATTTAGAAATCAATTTAATTGCCATTGATGAAGCACACTGTATCTCTCAATGGGGACATGACTTTAGACCTGAGTATGCCTCGTTGGGGCAGTTGAGACAGCAATTTAGCCATGTACCTTTTATGGCCCTCACGGCAACGGCTGACGATACTACTCGTCTCGATATTGATGCGCGATTACAACTCAATGACCCTTTGTTTTACTTGGGCAGTTTTGATAGACCCAATATTCGCTATACCTTGGTGGAAAAAGCAAAACCTGTTGCGCAGATCATTCGCTATTTGGCCACGCAAAAAGGGCAGTGCGGCATTATTTATTGCGGCAGTCGTAAAAAAGTAGAAATGCTCACCGAGAAGCTGTGCAATAACGGCATTCGCGCTATGGGATACCATGCCGGAATGGAGTCTGATGAACGTGCTTATGTTCAAGAAGCCTTTCAAAAAGACGATATTCAAATTGTAGTGGCAACAGTGGCGTTTGGTATGGGGATCAATAAACCCAATGTACGCTTTGTGGTGCATTTTGATATCCCAAGAAATATAGAGTCCTATTACCAAGAAACCGGCCGTGCAGGTCGTGATGGTTTGCCTGCTGAGGCAATGACGCTCTATGATCCATCTGATATTAACTGGCTACGCCGTATGCTGGATGAGAAAGAAGATGAGCAGCAAAAAAAAGTGGAGATGCACAAGCTAAATGCCATGAGTGCATTTGCTGAAGCACAAACCTGCCGTCGCCAAGTATTGCTGCATTATTTTGGTGAATATCGCGAAAAAGCGTGCGGTAACTGTGATATTTGTATCGACCCCCCTAAAACCTTTGATGGAACAGAAGCGGCGCAAAAAGCACTGTCTTGTGTATATCGAGTGAAACAATCTTTTGGCATGGGTTATGTCACTGAAGTATTGCGTGGCATGCAAAATATTCGCATTCGAGAAAATGGTCATGACAAAATCTCGACTTATGGTATCGGGCGTGAAAACAGCCATGATTACTGGGTGAGTATCATGCGTCAGTTAGTCCACAAAGGATTACTGACACAGAATATTGCTCGCAACTCTACCTTACAATTGACCGAAGAAGCGCGCCCATTACTGCGTGGCGAGATGACCTTAGAGTTGGCCGTACCAAGATTGGATCTCACCTTATCCTCTAAGTCAGATAAGGCGCCAACTAAGCACTATGATAAAAAGCTGTTTGCCAAATTGCGTAATCTTCGTAAGCGAGTGGCAGACGAAGAAGGATTACCACCTTATGTAGTGTTTAACGATGCTACCTTGATTGATATGGCGGATATTCTGCCAACTTCATACGGCGAAATGCTGGCGGTGAATGGTGTAGGGCAACGTAAACTTGATAAATACGCCGATAAATTTTTAGATTTGATTCAGGAGCATATTACAGGTGTCTAG
- the rarD gene encoding EamA family transporter RarD: protein MDPQAQQRTRQGVIFAIMAYTMWGISPIYFKALAVVPASEILMHRIIWSFFLLAGLIHFGQGWHCVREALKNKKKLIYLVSSSVLIGLNWLIFIWAINSNHMLEASLGYYINPLVNILLGMIFLQERLRAIQWIAVALAFLGVAIELVAFGSIPYISFALASSFGAYGLLRKKVNLDAQTGLFIETLFLVPLTIIYWVFFANSETSNLLNNSLSLNTLLILAGLVTTAPLLCFTGAATRIKLSTLGFFQYIGPSLMFILAITIYDEHLSINKIITFMFIWIALVIFSFDGIKNSMARKK, encoded by the coding sequence ATGGATCCCCAAGCTCAACAACGCACTCGACAAGGTGTGATATTTGCCATTATGGCTTACACCATGTGGGGAATATCTCCCATTTACTTCAAAGCATTAGCCGTTGTTCCTGCTTCTGAGATACTGATGCACCGTATTATATGGTCATTCTTTTTACTTGCTGGACTGATTCACTTTGGTCAAGGCTGGCACTGCGTCCGTGAAGCATTAAAAAATAAAAAGAAACTGATTTATTTAGTCTCATCTTCTGTTCTTATTGGTTTGAATTGGCTGATATTTATTTGGGCTATCAATAGCAACCATATGCTAGAAGCAAGCTTGGGCTATTACATCAACCCACTGGTCAATATCCTACTTGGTATGATCTTCTTACAAGAACGCTTACGAGCGATACAGTGGATTGCAGTCGCTCTGGCATTTTTAGGTGTCGCTATTGAGTTGGTTGCTTTTGGTTCAATACCTTATATCTCATTTGCTTTAGCCAGCAGTTTTGGCGCTTATGGTTTATTGAGAAAAAAAGTAAATCTGGATGCTCAGACTGGGTTATTCATTGAAACCTTGTTCTTGGTGCCCTTAACCATTATCTATTGGGTATTCTTTGCCAATAGCGAAACCTCAAACCTGCTAAACAATAGTTTGAGTCTAAACACCTTGCTGATACTGGCAGGCTTAGTCACTACCGCCCCATTGCTTTGCTTTACTGGCGCGGCGACCCGAATCAAGTTATCTACGCTCGGCTTTTTCCAATACATAGGACCAAGCTTGATGTTTATTTTAGCCATCACTATTTATGATGAGCATTTAAGCATAAATAAAATTATTACTTTCATGTTCATTTGGATTGCACTGGTTATCTTTAGTTTTGATGGTATTAAAAATTCAATGGCACGCAAAAAATGA
- a CDS encoding LysE family translocator → MNELHVLMTLAGIHFLALMSPGPDFALVVQNSTRYGRQTGVLIAFGLSMGILTHSILSLTGISYLVHAHPQLFFIVQLLGGSYLAYLGLSGLKSLFNQRKATSTSSKKNKDFTLTSRRQAFTRGFTTNLLNPKALVFFVSLMSTLVPQSMSLQGKFAALFILWSLAFFWFALLAWALSTQRLQQALTRYAKYIDLLCCLLFTILGCTIIGEAVIHTLSS, encoded by the coding sequence ATGAATGAACTACACGTCCTTATGACATTGGCAGGAATACACTTTCTTGCCCTTATGAGTCCAGGCCCTGATTTTGCTCTGGTTGTGCAAAACTCAACTCGTTATGGACGTCAAACTGGAGTGCTAATTGCGTTTGGGCTTTCGATGGGGATTCTCACTCACTCGATTCTCAGCCTAACTGGAATCAGCTACCTCGTACATGCTCATCCACAGCTGTTTTTTATCGTGCAGTTGTTAGGAGGAAGCTATCTCGCATATCTTGGTTTAAGTGGCTTAAAAAGCTTGTTTAATCAACGCAAAGCGACCTCGACTAGCTCAAAGAAAAACAAAGACTTTACCCTCACTAGCAGAAGACAGGCATTTACGCGCGGGTTTACGACTAACCTACTCAATCCAAAAGCGTTAGTGTTTTTTGTCAGTTTGATGTCGACACTTGTACCACAAAGCATGTCGCTACAAGGTAAGTTTGCCGCCCTGTTTATCTTATGGAGTTTGGCATTTTTCTGGTTTGCACTGCTTGCTTGGGCTTTATCAACACAGCGCTTACAACAAGCCCTAACTCGATATGCAAAATATATAGATCTACTTTGCTGTCTTTTGTTCACTATTTTGGGCTGTACCATCATAGGTGAAGCCGTTATTCACACCCTATCAAGCTAA